A window of the Falco biarmicus isolate bFalBia1 chromosome 10, bFalBia1.pri, whole genome shotgun sequence genome harbors these coding sequences:
- the BAHD1 gene encoding bromo adjacent homology domain-containing 1 protein, which yields MTHARKKQLFLLKHPAGSAGQASSPTSSRRMDRTDTECGEQRDGGATEAPNCTSGFVGTSKTKNLHEVRKTYPLRRRLLPSVNKKTCKVLLTRLEDVAGSLSKQTQSCKKKDLPSWMEGLGPALFSEQVQPVGAGKSDSSGEKCTITYPGTEQDLDTAPSEPRKRRLASLNAEAVNNLLFERDDGLLSGRRFRRDSVKAGGECTVKSFHCKAGDNWPALEKTAVKTGKGKTRHEPSQKCNSCDHSLDEVFDDGAKREDGAISYHPTPKRLASLNAVAFLKLTHEKDQPLKQRSKSDGEGKSENHCSKSTLKWAKASRKNCVKSKKEMASLKMDVQHGWRGVGALGKGEQRDSSRLCGTTEPAPYESLSSSYASTEGFYHRLPLLMGGQASMKPEYGRPGEKSPTPKQEFHQPSFPVQQFPPLPVPGNHTDCGCLYESSDLTPLNGFYVYYGQSGYSGYSHCSIYPKDELSQSATCEGLLVSPSSLPSGAHFQPLHWCNSPYCCGEGTAINSYSVCGVVHVPEGRISSVHAGRNSYPYKMPFAAEGCKSLDQLNLTIPVAGHPASPAHPLSGCPVPSVPPAAEPVPHLQTPNSDPQTMARECPQSSKPPSGSKSGLRNTTGCLHASDSKAVGGHSHPKQQRISRRRATNGWIPVGTACEKAVYVVNEPEPAVRKSYQAVERDGEIIRVRDTVLLKSGPRKKSMPYVAKISALWEDPKTGELMMSLLWYYRPEHTQGGRNPSMHQNEIFASRHQDENSVACIEEKCYVLTFAEYCRFCALAKRRVEGIPGRKTIMVPPSEEYSTPLHRKVPEDTDPELVFLCRHVYDFRHGRILKNPQ from the exons ATGACGCATGCCCGGAAGAAAcaacttttccttctgaaacatCCAGCTGGTTCTGCTGGTCAAGCTTCATCACCAACAAGCAGCAGGAGGATGGACAGGACCGACACAGAGTGTGGCGAGCAGAGAGACGGAGGTGCCACCGAGGCCCCGAACTGTACAAGTGGGTTTGTGGGGACAAGCAAAACCAAGAATTTGCATGAAGTACGAAAGACGTACCCGCTGCGGAGGCGTCTGCTTCCCTCAGTGAACAAAAAGACCTGTAAAGTGCTCCTCACCAGGCTGGAGGATGTGGCTGGATCCCTGTCGAAACAGACCCAGAGCTGCAAAAAAAAGGACCTTCCCAGTTGGATGGAGGGTTTGGGACCTGCTTTGTTCTCTGAACAAGTTCAGcctgtgggagcagggaagagtgATTCATCTGGGGAAAAGTGCACAATAACTTATCCAGGGACAGAGCAAGACCTTGATACGGCTCCTTCAGAGCCCAGGAAGCGCAGGCTGGCCTCGCTGAATGCAGAGGCAGTGAACAATCTGCTTTTTGAACGGGATGATGGCTTATTATCTGGCAGGCGTTTTCGGAGGGACTCTGTTAAAGCCGGTGGAGAATGTACTGTTAAGAGCTTTCATTGCAAAGCTGGTGACAACTGGCctgcactggaaaaaacagctgtgaaaacagGTAAAGGAAAAACCCGGCATGAGCCAAGTCAGAAATGCAATAGCTGTGACCATTCACTGGATGAGGTCTTTGATGATGGGGCAAAGAGGGAGGATGGTGCCATCTCCTATCATCCCACCCCAAAGAGACTGGCCAGCCTGAATGCCGTGGCCTTTCTGAAGCTGACCCATGAAAAAGACCAGCCCCTGAAGCAGAGGAGTAAATCGGATGGAGAGGGCAAGTCAGAGAACCACTGTTCAAAATCTACTCTCAAATGGGCCAAAGCCAGTAGGAAGAACTGCGTCAAATCCAAGAAGGAAATGGCTAGCTTAAAAATGGACGTTCAGCATGGCTGGCGAGGAGTGGGTGCTTTGGGGAAAGGAGAGCAGCGGGACTCCTCTAGGCTCTGCGGGACGACAGAACCCGCCCCTTACGAGTCGCTGTCTAGCTCTTACGCTAGCACAGAGGGTTTCTACCACAGACTGCCTTTGCTTATGGGTGGGCAAGCTTCCATGAAGCCAGAGTATGGAAGACCTGGAGAAAAATCCCCGACTCCTAAACAGGAATTTCATCAGCCTTCTTTTCCAGTGCAGCAGTTCCCTCCCTTGCCTGTGCCCGGAAATCACACGGATTGTGGATGTCTCTATGAATCCTCGGATCTGACTCCATTGAACGGGTTTTACGTTTATTATGGCCAAAGTGGATACAGTGGCTACTCTCACTGCTCCATTTACCCCAAGGACGAGCTTTCGCAATCTGCTACCTGCGAGGGGCTCTTGGTATCGCCCAGTTCTTTGCCATCAGGTGCTCATTTCCAGCCACTCCACTGGTGTAACTCTCCGTACTGTTGTGGAGAAGGAACGGCGATTAACAGTTACAGCgtctgtggagttgtgcacgtGCCAGAGGGCAGGATTAGCAGTGTGCATGCAGGACGGAACAGCTACCCCTACAAAATGCCTTTTGCAGCAG AAGGCTGCAAGTCTCTGGACCAGCTGAACCTCACAATCCCAGTGGCAGGGCACCCTGCGTCACCTGCCCACCCGCTCTCAGGATGTCCTGTACCCAGCGTGCCACCAGCTGCAGAACCCGTTCCTCATCTGCAGACCCCCAACTCTGATCCTCAGACCATGGCCCGAGAATGTCCTCAGAGCTCAAAGCCTCCCAGCGGCTCGAAATCCGGTCTCCGAAATACTACGGGCTGCCTCCACGCCTCTGACAGCAAAGCGGTAGGAGGTCACTCCCATCCAAAGCAGCAGCGCATCAGCAGGCGCAGAGCTACCAATGGCTGGATACCCGTTGGCACCGCCTGCGAGAAGGCAGTCTATGTTGTG AATGAGCCAGAGCCGGCTGTTCGCAAGAGCTATCAGGCTGTGGAGAGAGATGGGGAGATTATCCGGGTACGAGATACCGTCCTCTTGAAATCAGGACCCCGGAAGAAATCTATGCCATATGTCGCGAAGATATCGGCACTGTGGGAAGACCCCAAAACAG GGGAGCTGATGATGAGCCTCCTGTGGTATTATAGACCAGAGCACACTCAGGGAGGCCGCAATCCCAGTATGCACCAG AATGAGATCTTTGCATCCCGGCATCAGGATGAAAACAGCGTTGCCTGCATAGAGGAGAAATGCTACGTGCTGACCTTTGCAGAGTACTGCAG ATTTTGTGCCTTGGCAAAGCGTCGAGTTGAAGGGATCCCAGGCAGGAAAACCATTATGGTTCCTCCCTCAGAAGAGTACTCCACACCTCTGCACCGCAAGGTGCCCGAGGACACTGACCCTGAGCTGGTTTTCCTCTGTCGTCATGTCTACGACTTCAGACACGGGCGCATCTTGAAAAACCCGCAGTAG